The Papaver somniferum cultivar HN1 chromosome 3, ASM357369v1, whole genome shotgun sequence genome includes a region encoding these proteins:
- the LOC113357875 gene encoding protein FATTY ACID EXPORT 3, chloroplastic-like isoform X2, whose translation MMTATVQRSFISHPNPNSKLSAYSFRIQSQAHNIPRRKSISVPPPKGFGRIGAVTPFLSLDHHHQHRGSKNNNIVVSFSASNQEEKKPDEIDAEKEKNEVKDGSEESGEASEHKHVEIDEEKEKSGVEVGAEESEEAWKHMLESFKEQALKMQDISQEAYELYSKRAAVILKETSEKLKIHAEKSSLDLGRLAKDISVEGKEYLSTVAEKSPEQVKDIVETFATSKADDWKNFDKVPHYFLGIPYGIRFGTILGGALLALSISSLRSWKKGQSYTLALKGQAVIAAILFLRPLRMFFQGPSFPGFITTIISGYMVAFFIYKIVLDGKQKKGPA comes from the exons ATGATGACTGCAACAGTTCAAAGGAGCTTCATTTCACACCCAAACCCCAATTCTAAACTCTCTGCTTATTCATTCAGAATTCAATCCCAAGCACATAACATTCCCAGAAGAAAAAGTATTTCAGTTCCTCCTCCAAAAGGGTTTGGACGAATTGGAGCAGTAACTCCTTTTCTCTCAttagatcatcatcatcaacacagAGGGTCTAAGAACAACAACATTGTTGTCTCATTCTCAGCTTCCAATCAAGAAGAAAAG AAGCCTGATGAGATCGACGCGGAAAAGGAGAAAAATGAGGTTAAAGATGGATCTGAGGAATCTGGAGAAGCTTCGGAGCATAAGCATGTTGAGATAGATGAGGAAAAGGAGAAGAGTGGGGTTGAAGTTGGAGCTGAAGAATCCGAAGAAGCTTGGAAGCATATGCTAGAATCATTTAAAGAACAAGCATTGAAAATGCAGGACATATCACAAGAAGCTTATGAGTTATATTCTAAAAGGGCTGCGGTTATCTTGAAGGAGACTTCGGAGAAATTGAAAATTCACGCAGAAAAATCTAGCCTTGATTTGGGTAGATTGGCTAAAGATATTAGTGTAGAAGGTAAGGAGTATCTCTCGACGGTTGCAGAGAAATCTCCCGAGCAGGTGAAGGATATTGTGGAAACTTTTGCAACCTCAAAAGCAGATGATTGGAAAAATTTTGACAAAGTTCCTCATTATTTCCTTGGCATTCCATATG GTATTAGGTTTGGTACAATTCTGGGTGGTGCTCTATTGGCTTTAAGTATATCGAGCTTGAGATCATGGAAAAAAGGGCAGTCATACACTTTGGCTTTGAAAGGGCAAGCAG TAATTGCAGCTATACTCTTTTTAAGGCCTCTGCGCATGTTCTTTCAG GGCCCCTCATTTCCAGGTTTTATTACCACCATCATCAG TGGTTACATGGTAGCTTTCTTCATTTATAAAATCGTATTGGATGGTAAACAAAAGAAAGGTCCAGCTTGA
- the LOC113357876 gene encoding vacuolar-sorting receptor 1-like, whose translation MKQKLLGFLIIWVGLILSMNCFVVMGRFVVEKNSLRVTSPDSIKDVYECAIGNFGVPQYGGTLVGTVLYPKSDQKACKDYKEVDLNFKSKPGGLPTFLLVDRGDCYFTLKAWNAQKAGAAAVLVSDDKLEPLITMDTPEEENASAEYLQNITIPSALISKSLGDSIKKALANGDMVNINLDWREALPHPDERVEYEFWTNSNDECGPKCDSQIEFVKNFKGAAQILEQKGYTQFTPHYITWYCPEAFVLSRQCKSQCINHGRYCAPDPEQDFSTGYDGKDVVVQNLRQVCLHKVANESGKPWLWWDYVTDFSIRCPMKDKKYTKECADQVIKSLGVDLKKIDACIGDPEADVENPVLKAEQDAQIGKGSRGDVTILPTLVINDRQYRGKLDKGAVLKAICSGFQETTEPAVCLSDGIETNECLENNGGCWQDTTANATACKDTFRGRVCECPVVQGVKFVGDGYTHCEASGHLRCEINNGGCWKQTKDGKTFSACSEEHSTGCKCPPGFKGDGVQTCEDVDECRENSVCQCIDCKCKNTWGSYDCSCGGNLLYMREHDTCISQSGKSSVGWNFVWVIFLGLAITGVAGYAVYKYRIRRYMDSEIRAIMAQYMPLDNQGESHNHVAHADI comes from the exons atgaaacagaaattatTAGGTTTTTTGATAATATGGGTAggtttaattttgagtatgaattGTTTTGTGGTGATGGGTAGATTTGTAGTGGAGAAGAATAGTTTAAGAGTAACATCACCAGATTCAATCAAAGATGTATATGAATGTGCTATTGGTAATTTTGGTGTTCCTCAATATGGTGGTACTCTAGTTGGTACTGTCCTCTATCCTAAATCAGATCAGAAAGCTTGTAAAGATTACAAAGAAGTTGATTTGAATTTCAAATCTAAACCTGGTGGTCTTCCTACTTTCCTCCTTGTTGACAGAGGAG ACTGTTACTTTACATTAAAGGCATGGAATGCGCAAAAGGCTGGAGCAGCGGCCGTACTAGTATCTGATGACAAGCTTGAACCGTTGATTACTATGGATACGCCCGAGGAAGAGAATGCGAGTGCTGAATACCTGCAGAATATTACTATCCCGTCTGCTTTGATTAGTAAATCACTTGGGGATAGTATTAAAAAGGCTTTGGCGAATGGTGACATGGTTAATATTAATTTGGATTGGAGGGAGGCGTTACCTCACCCTGATGAGCGTGTTGAGTACGAGTTTTGGACTAACAGTAATGATGAATGTGGGCCAAAGTGCGATAGTCAGATTGAGTTTGTTAAGAACTTTAAAGGAGCAGCTCAGATACTTGAGCAGAAAGGGTACACTCAGTTCACTCCACACTACATCACTTGGTACTGTCCTGAAGCTTTCGTCTTGAGCAGGCAGTGCAAATCGCAGTGTATCAATCATGGGAGGTATTGTGCTCCAGACCCGGAACAGGATTTCAGTACTGGGTATGATGGGAAGGATGTCGTTGTTCAGAACTTACGTCAGGTTTGCTTGCATAAAGTTGCTAATGAAAGTGGAAAACCGTGGTTATGGTGGGATTATGTAACCGACTTTTCTATCCGATGCCCCATGAAAGATAAGAAATATACTAAGGAGTGTGCAGATCAAGTCATCAAATCCCTGG GTGTTGACCTCAAGAAGATAGATGCATGTATAGGAGATCCTGAAGCTGATGTGGAGAACCCAGTGTTGAAGGCAGAGCAAGACGCTCAG ATTGGAAAAGGTTCTCGAGGCGATGTTACTATCTTACCCACACTTGTGATAAACGATAGGCAATACAGAG GTAAATTGGACAAAGGGGCTGTTCTCAAAGCCATATGTTCCGGATTCCAGGAGACTACCGAGCCAGCTGTTTGTTTAAGTGATG GAATAGAAACAAATGAGTGCCTAGAGAATAACGGTGGGTGTTGGCAAGACACGACTGCTAATGCTACTGCATGCAAG GATACTTTCCGAGGAAGAGTGTGTGAATGCCCTGTTGTCCAAGGTGTGAAGTTTGTGGGCGATGGTTATACCCATTGTGAAG CTTCAGGACATCTGCGTTGTGAGATTAATAATGGAGGCTGCTGGAAGCAAACAAAAGACGGCAAAACATTCTCTGCCTGCTCG GAAGAACATTCGACAGGTTGCAAGTGCCCACCAGGATTCAAGGGTGATGGGGTCCAGACATGTGAAG ATGTGGATGAATGCAGGGAGAATTCTGTGTGCCAATGCATCGACTGCAAATGCAAGAATACTTGGGGAAGTTACGATTGCAGCTGTGGTGGTAATTTGCTGTACATGCGAGAACACGACACTTGTATAA GCCAAAGTGGAAAATCGTCAGTTGGTTGGAACTTTGTGTGGGTCATTTTCCTCGGCTTAGCTATCACAGGGGTTGCAGGGTATGCGGTGTACAAATACAGAATCAGG AGATACATGGACTCAGAGATCCGAGCAATCATGGCACAATACATGCCATTGGATAACCAGGGTGAATCTCACAACCACGTTGCTCATGCAGACATCTAA
- the LOC113357875 gene encoding protein FATTY ACID EXPORT 3, chloroplastic-like isoform X1, with product MMTATVQRSFISHPNPNSKLSAYSFRIQSQAHNIPRRKSISVPPPKGFGRIGAVTPFLSLDHHHQHRGSKNNNIVVSFSASNQEEKKPDEIDAEKEKNEVKDGSEESGEASEHKHVEIDEEKEKSGVEVGAEESEEAWKHMLESFKEQALKMQDISQEAYELYSKRAAVILKETSEKLKIHAEKSSLDLGRLAKDISVEGKEYLSTVAEKSPEQVKDIVETFATSKADDWKNFDKVPHYFLGIPYGAFLCLGGFLSFMLTGSVLGIRFGTILGGALLALSISSLRSWKKGQSYTLALKGQAVIAAILFLRPLRMFFQGPSFPGFITTIISGYMVAFFIYKIVLDGKQKKGPA from the exons ATGATGACTGCAACAGTTCAAAGGAGCTTCATTTCACACCCAAACCCCAATTCTAAACTCTCTGCTTATTCATTCAGAATTCAATCCCAAGCACATAACATTCCCAGAAGAAAAAGTATTTCAGTTCCTCCTCCAAAAGGGTTTGGACGAATTGGAGCAGTAACTCCTTTTCTCTCAttagatcatcatcatcaacacagAGGGTCTAAGAACAACAACATTGTTGTCTCATTCTCAGCTTCCAATCAAGAAGAAAAG AAGCCTGATGAGATCGACGCGGAAAAGGAGAAAAATGAGGTTAAAGATGGATCTGAGGAATCTGGAGAAGCTTCGGAGCATAAGCATGTTGAGATAGATGAGGAAAAGGAGAAGAGTGGGGTTGAAGTTGGAGCTGAAGAATCCGAAGAAGCTTGGAAGCATATGCTAGAATCATTTAAAGAACAAGCATTGAAAATGCAGGACATATCACAAGAAGCTTATGAGTTATATTCTAAAAGGGCTGCGGTTATCTTGAAGGAGACTTCGGAGAAATTGAAAATTCACGCAGAAAAATCTAGCCTTGATTTGGGTAGATTGGCTAAAGATATTAGTGTAGAAGGTAAGGAGTATCTCTCGACGGTTGCAGAGAAATCTCCCGAGCAGGTGAAGGATATTGTGGAAACTTTTGCAACCTCAAAAGCAGATGATTGGAAAAATTTTGACAAAGTTCCTCATTATTTCCTTGGCATTCCATATG GTGCATTTCTTTGTCTCGGAGGATTTCTTTCCTTCATGCTAACCGGAAGCGTTTTAGGTATTAGGTTTGGTACAATTCTGGGTGGTGCTCTATTGGCTTTAAGTATATCGAGCTTGAGATCATGGAAAAAAGGGCAGTCATACACTTTGGCTTTGAAAGGGCAAGCAG TAATTGCAGCTATACTCTTTTTAAGGCCTCTGCGCATGTTCTTTCAG GGCCCCTCATTTCCAGGTTTTATTACCACCATCATCAG TGGTTACATGGTAGCTTTCTTCATTTATAAAATCGTATTGGATGGTAAACAAAAGAAAGGTCCAGCTTGA